The proteins below are encoded in one region of Pseudonocardia sp. DSM 110487:
- a CDS encoding excalibur calcium-binding domain-containing protein: protein MKRTAAVAAATFISLAVVATPAWASDTTAEPHRRGCDVAQTTTPPPPVVPPPPLVTAVVRPPISDPGPATEVPPPPPVEEPATEVPPPLVEAPRSEAPPPPVKDEEPEPQRPEEPTEPATDDDSAESEPESEPEVPVVSEDVAPVAFVGGLARPGWCDHGGRDHDGHGPDWRDHDWRQWWRDHDGRDDDHDGHDDDGDDSVSYDNCDEVRDAGAAPIFWWEDGYADHLDRDDDGIGCEWGGSGDRDDDNGDDNRDDDRDDNGDGDGDNDDSSSDDGDSSSSDGDSSSSDNTVSVSDHSYSGSIPLPVGGVATGVGPAK, encoded by the coding sequence TTGAAGAGGACTGCCGCCGTAGCCGCGGCCACGTTCATCTCGCTCGCCGTCGTGGCGACGCCCGCGTGGGCGAGTGACACGACCGCAGAGCCGCACCGGCGCGGGTGCGATGTCGCGCAGACGACCACACCGCCCCCGCCGGTCGTGCCCCCTCCGCCCCTGGTCACGGCGGTCGTGCGGCCGCCCATCTCGGACCCGGGCCCGGCCACGGAGGTTCCGCCGCCTCCACCCGTCGAGGAGCCGGCTACGGAAGTGCCGCCCCCGCTGGTGGAGGCCCCGCGGTCGGAGGCGCCGCCTCCGCCCGTCAAGGACGAGGAGCCGGAGCCGCAGCGCCCGGAGGAGCCCACCGAGCCGGCGACCGACGACGACTCGGCTGAGTCGGAGCCGGAGTCGGAGCCCGAGGTCCCCGTTGTCAGCGAGGATGTCGCTCCGGTGGCCTTCGTCGGTGGCCTCGCCCGCCCCGGCTGGTGTGATCACGGCGGACGTGATCACGACGGACATGGCCCGGATTGGCGTGACCACGACTGGCGGCAGTGGTGGCGTGACCACGACGGACGCGACGACGATCACGACGGCCACGACGACGACGGCGACGACTCCGTCAGCTACGACAACTGCGACGAGGTGCGGGATGCCGGCGCGGCCCCGATCTTCTGGTGGGAGGACGGCTACGCGGACCACCTCGACCGCGACGACGACGGTATCGGCTGCGAGTGGGGCGGCTCCGGTGACCGAGACGACGACAACGGCGACGACAACCGCGACGACGACCGCGACGACAACGGCGACGGTGACGGCGACAACGACGACTCGTCGAGCGACGACGGCGACTCGTCGAGCAGCGACGGCGACTCGTCGAGCAGCGACAACACCGTCTCCGTGAGCGACCACAGCTACAGCGGTTCCATCCC
- the nucS gene encoding endonuclease NucS — MRLVIARCQVDYVGRLTAHLPMAPRLLLVKADGSVSIHADDRAYKPLNWMSPPCWLEEQPGVWTVRNKAEESLVITIDEVLHDSKHELGIDPGLVKDGVEAHLQELLAAHPDVLGDGYTLVRREYMTAIGPVDLLCRSADGGSVAVEVKRRGEIDGVEQLTRYLELMNRDPLLAPVAGVFAAQQIKPQARTLAEDRGIRCVTVDYNALRGVESDDLRLF; from the coding sequence GTGCGTCTCGTCATCGCCCGGTGCCAAGTGGACTACGTAGGGCGACTCACCGCCCACCTGCCCATGGCCCCGCGGCTCCTGCTCGTCAAGGCCGACGGTTCGGTCAGCATCCACGCCGACGACCGCGCCTACAAGCCGCTGAACTGGATGAGCCCGCCGTGCTGGCTCGAGGAGCAGCCCGGCGTGTGGACCGTGCGCAACAAGGCCGAGGAGTCGCTCGTGATCACGATCGACGAGGTGCTGCACGACTCGAAACACGAGCTCGGCATCGACCCCGGCCTGGTGAAGGACGGCGTGGAGGCGCACCTGCAGGAGCTGCTCGCCGCGCACCCCGACGTGCTGGGCGACGGCTACACATTGGTGCGCCGGGAGTACATGACCGCGATCGGCCCGGTGGATCTGCTGTGCCGCTCCGCCGACGGCGGTTCGGTCGCGGTGGAGGTGAAGCGCCGCGGCGAGATCGACGGCGTCGAGCAGCTCACGCGCTACCTGGAACTCATGAACCGCGACCCCCTGCTCGCGCCGGTTGCGGGGGTGTTCGCGGCGCAGCAGATCAAGCCCCAGGCCCGCACGCTGGCCGAGGACCGGGGCATCCGGTGCGTCACGGTCGACTACAACGCACTGCGCGGGGTGGAGAGCGACGACCTGCGGCTGTTCTGA
- a CDS encoding YafY family protein yields the protein MRASRLVTLLFTLQRVRGATAAELARELEVSERTIYRDVAALSAAGVPVWTEPGRGGGIRLLEGWRTRLDGLTAQEAAAIFAVGAPQVLAELGMSAALAGAQAKLLATLPADLREQARAVAQRFHLDAPGWFHTPQQVTQLAAVAEAVWDQQRLRIGYRRGRDQIVERTLDPLGLVLKAGTWYLAARSVSGARIDSVRIDAAGVDGTVRTYRVDRIVEAQPTGERFERPADFELAEWWAGAAGRFESQMLRATVRVRVGPRGLKFLAGAVDHDAALRAIAHAGPPDADGWRELELDVESIAVAAGQLTALGGEVEGLDPPELRTRLAAAGMALAARNAPR from the coding sequence ATCTACCGCGACGTCGCGGCACTTTCCGCCGCGGGCGTGCCGGTGTGGACCGAGCCGGGACGCGGAGGCGGGATCCGGCTGCTCGAAGGCTGGCGGACGCGCCTCGACGGGCTGACGGCCCAGGAAGCGGCCGCGATCTTCGCGGTCGGCGCCCCGCAGGTGCTCGCCGAGCTCGGGATGAGCGCGGCGCTGGCCGGCGCGCAGGCCAAGTTGCTCGCCACCCTGCCCGCGGACCTGCGGGAGCAGGCGCGGGCCGTGGCGCAGCGGTTCCACCTCGACGCGCCCGGCTGGTTCCACACCCCCCAGCAGGTCACCCAGCTGGCCGCCGTCGCGGAGGCGGTGTGGGACCAGCAGCGGCTGCGCATCGGCTACCGGCGCGGTCGCGATCAGATCGTCGAGCGGACCCTCGATCCGCTTGGGCTCGTGCTGAAGGCGGGCACCTGGTATCTGGCCGCGCGCAGCGTCAGCGGAGCGCGCATCGACTCTGTGCGCATCGACGCCGCCGGCGTCGACGGCACCGTCCGCACGTACCGCGTGGACCGGATCGTCGAGGCGCAGCCCACCGGGGAGCGTTTCGAGCGGCCGGCGGATTTCGAACTGGCCGAGTGGTGGGCCGGGGCCGCGGGCCGGTTCGAGAGCCAGATGCTGCGCGCCACCGTCCGGGTGCGGGTGGGTCCGCGCGGGCTGAAGTTCCTGGCGGGCGCCGTCGACCACGACGCCGCGCTCCGCGCGATCGCGCACGCCGGTCCACCGGACGCCGATGGCTGGCGCGAGCTGGAGCTCGACGTCGAGAGCATCGCGGTTGCGGCAGGCCAGCTCACCGCTCTCGGCGGGGAGGTCGAGGGGCTCGACCCGCCGGAGCTGCGGACCAGGTTGGCGGCGGCCGGCATGGCGTTGGCCGCCCGCAACGCGCCGCGTTGA